The nucleotide window AGGGTGTAACGGCAACCCGGATTTAATTGTGGAAGTGTTGTCCCCATCAACGGCAAAGCACGACCGGCTCCGCAAATTTACGTTGTACGAGGAAAATGGGGTACAGGAATATTGGATCGTCGATATCAGCAATGAAACTGTCGAAGTGCTCTCGTTAAATCAAGGACAATATGAAAGGGTTAATGTCTATGGAAATGAGGATGAGGATGAGGATGAAATAACCTCACAGTTGTTTGATTCTTTTTCGCTGGATTTACAGACGGTGTTTGAGTAAAAAAAGTGATACCATATTCCGGGTATCACTTTTTACTCTATAAAACCCGTCACCCCTGCACCGCTTGAATATCCTCGGCAATCGGTTCTGTATCCGTCTCCATTCCGTCATATTGGCGAATGACCTGTCCATTCGGATCGACCAAATAAAACTGCGTGGAATGAATGATATCATTCCCGTCCGGATCCATTTCAACGACGCTCGCAAATGTTTCTTGCGCGATTGCTTCAATGTCTTCTTGCTCATACCCGGTGAGAAAATGCCAACCGGCAAAATCGGCGTTGTAATTTTCCCCGTACGACCGTAATGTTTCCGGGTCGTCAAATTCCGGATCGACGGTAAAAGACACGAGTGTCGTATCGAGACCTTCGTCTTCAAGGTCCGCCTGCAAACTTGACATATTCGGACTCATTACATTGCAAACGGACGGACAGCGGCTAAATACCATATTGGCAACCCAGTAATCCCCTTCCAAATCTTCATTGGTCACCGTTTCTTCATCCTGATTCGTAAAGGAAAAATCATC belongs to Salicibibacter cibi and includes:
- a CDS encoding SCO family protein, with amino-acid sequence MIKKTAVAFGALLLFCSGCAWLYETGAENGTDLSESELYVDDFSFTNQDEETVTNEDLEGDYWVANMVFSRCPSVCNVMSPNMSSLQADLEDEGLDTTLVSFTVDPEFDDPETLRSYGENYNADFAGWHFLTGYEQEDIEAIAQETFASVVEMDPDGNDIIHSTQFYLVDPNGQVIRQYDGMETDTEPIAEDIQAVQG